From the genome of Blautia pseudococcoides, one region includes:
- a CDS encoding beta-galactosidase yields the protein MRNAQNFKWDGLSLGTCYYPEHWDQNLWREDLQRMKENGIFTIRIGEFAWSKIEPREGEFTFGFFDSFLDVAEEEGMKVIFGTPTATPPAWLTRKYPEVLNCRLDGTPFRHGMRRHYNYNSPVYQKLCAVIVEKAAEHYGQRPCIVGWQIDNEMNCEVDVFYSESDTAAFRIFLKEKYQTLDALNQAWGTVFWNQTYTEWEEIYVPRPTVHDSTNPHQVLDYTRFVSESAVRFCRLQSDIIRKYKKPQDFITTNGMFGNLDNHKMQDECLDVYTYDSYPNFAYCLCEDPKHSDDLNDRKWSRNLAEVRSICPHFGIMEQQSGANGWNTRMEAPAPKPGQMMLWAMQSIAHGADYVSFFRWRTAVMGTEIYWHGILDYDNRDNRKLSELNRIWKRTEAINEMAGAKYQAAFGLVRDYDNIWDAQLDAWHMRFAKKSEKEIFTASQINHTPMDMVYLLEGTDVEELLAYPVLIYPHPLILTERRAEVLKQYVEAGGCLILGCRTGQKDETGKCVMQPMPGLLLPLTQTDVKEYTFVGPADDAVYMEWEDKQVETGLFNDILAVTGPDARVLAKYSSNYYEGRPALVETAWGKGKVLHFGGTFTRDNVKEFLDHTGVLKPFEELAEVPKACETAMRVKEGRKYLFVLNYDKEPQKIVLKVPVMDMDTKDEVQGSVMLNAYGTKVYRIF from the coding sequence ATGAGAAATGCGCAGAATTTCAAATGGGACGGCCTGTCTCTTGGAACTTGTTATTATCCGGAGCACTGGGACCAAAACCTGTGGAGGGAAGACCTTCAAAGAATGAAGGAAAATGGTATTTTCACCATACGGATCGGGGAGTTTGCGTGGAGTAAAATAGAACCGAGAGAAGGGGAATTTACCTTTGGATTTTTTGATTCATTCCTTGATGTGGCTGAGGAGGAAGGGATGAAAGTCATATTCGGCACCCCCACGGCCACACCGCCGGCCTGGCTGACCCGGAAGTATCCGGAAGTCCTGAACTGCCGTCTGGACGGTACGCCTTTCAGGCATGGGATGAGAAGACATTATAATTATAACTCTCCGGTCTATCAGAAGCTGTGTGCTGTTATTGTGGAAAAAGCGGCGGAACATTATGGACAGCGACCCTGTATTGTGGGATGGCAGATCGACAATGAGATGAACTGCGAGGTGGATGTCTTCTATTCAGAGAGTGATACGGCAGCGTTCCGGATATTCCTGAAGGAAAAATATCAGACCCTTGACGCCCTCAACCAGGCCTGGGGGACGGTGTTCTGGAATCAGACGTATACAGAGTGGGAGGAGATTTACGTGCCGCGGCCTACGGTACATGACTCCACCAATCCCCATCAGGTGCTGGACTACACACGCTTTGTATCGGAAAGCGCAGTCCGGTTCTGCAGACTGCAGAGTGACATTATCAGGAAATATAAAAAACCGCAGGATTTTATCACCACAAACGGCATGTTTGGGAATCTGGACAATCATAAGATGCAGGATGAATGCCTGGATGTATATACTTATGACTCCTATCCCAATTTTGCGTACTGTCTGTGTGAGGATCCGAAACATTCCGATGACCTGAACGACAGGAAATGGAGCAGAAATCTGGCGGAGGTGCGGTCTATCTGCCCCCATTTCGGCATTATGGAACAGCAGTCCGGGGCCAACGGATGGAATACCCGCATGGAGGCCCCGGCTCCCAAGCCCGGACAGATGATGCTCTGGGCCATGCAGAGTATTGCCCATGGGGCAGATTATGTGAGCTTTTTCCGCTGGAGGACCGCTGTCATGGGAACCGAAATCTACTGGCATGGAATCCTGGATTATGACAACAGGGATAACCGGAAGCTGTCTGAGCTGAACAGGATATGGAAACGAACAGAGGCCATAAATGAGATGGCAGGGGCCAAGTATCAGGCAGCTTTTGGACTTGTGCGGGATTACGACAATATCTGGGATGCACAGCTGGATGCCTGGCATATGCGGTTTGCCAAGAAGAGTGAAAAGGAAATATTTACGGCATCACAGATAAACCATACGCCTATGGATATGGTATATCTCCTGGAAGGGACAGATGTGGAAGAGCTGCTTGCATATCCGGTGCTTATTTACCCTCATCCCCTGATCCTTACAGAGAGAAGAGCAGAGGTCCTGAAACAGTATGTGGAGGCAGGCGGATGCCTGATCCTGGGATGCAGAACAGGGCAGAAGGATGAGACGGGAAAATGTGTGATGCAGCCAATGCCGGGTCTGCTCCTGCCCCTGACACAGACGGATGTGAAAGAATACACGTTTGTGGGTCCGGCGGATGACGCCGTTTACATGGAGTGGGAAGATAAACAGGTAGAAACAGGGCTGTTTAATGATATCCTGGCAGTCACAGGTCCGGATGCCAGGGTACTGGCAAAATACAGCTCCAACTATTACGAAGGCCGCCCTGCATTGGTGGAGACAGCCTGGGGCAAGGGCAAGGTCCTGCATTTTGGCGGTACCTTTACCCGGGATAATGTAAAAGAATTTTTGGATCATACAGGGGTGCTGAAACCTTTTGAGGAACTGGCAGAAGTACCAAAAGCCTGTGAGACCGCCATGAGGGTGAAAGAGGGCAGAAAATATCTCTTTGTCCTGAATTATGACAAGGAGCCTCAGAAAATCGTACTCAAAGTACCTGTAATGGACATGGATACAAAAGATGAAGTGCAGGGAAGCGTAATGCTGAATGCATATGGGACCAAGGTTTACCGAATCTTTTAA
- a CDS encoding alpha-galactosidase — MSVRFCSHLKRKRAKRVYDRSRYQLDFRNPQVRAHATEVIDRVVNEYGVGYIKMDYNIEPGIGTEVDADSYGDGLLGHNRAYLEWLDGIFEKYPDLIIENCSSGGLRMDYAMLSRYRRMRSADFIGIKRQVA, encoded by the coding sequence ATATCTGTCCGCTTTTGCAGCCATTTAAAACGTAAAAGAGCAAAACGTGTCTATGACAGAAGCCGTTATCAGCTGGACTTCCGCAACCCTCAGGTGCGTGCCCATGCCACGGAGGTCATAGACCGGGTGGTAAATGAGTATGGTGTGGGTTATATCAAAATGGACTACAACATTGAACCGGGTATTGGCACAGAAGTAGATGCGGACAGTTATGGGGACGGACTTCTGGGGCATAACCGGGCATATCTGGAATGGCTGGACGGCATTTTTGAAAAGTATCCTGACCTTATTATTGAAAACTGTTCCTCCGGCGGCCTGCGTATGGATTACGCTATGCTGTCCAGGTACCGGAGAATGCGGAGTGCGGATTTCATTGGAATAAAGAGGCAGGTAGCCTGA
- a CDS encoding HPr family phosphocarrier protein, giving the protein MEIPGRAAYDPAGEEKKTEDKGGTGMCERTVRFSEINEIKEFVSAACRCKFDIDVVSGRIVIDAKSILGMLSLNWDEELRVVYEEQDPQFENVLQKYMTS; this is encoded by the coding sequence ATGGAGATACCAGGCAGAGCCGCATATGACCCTGCAGGGGAGGAGAAAAAGACAGAGGATAAAGGAGGAACCGGCATGTGTGAGAGGACCGTTCGCTTCAGTGAGATCAATGAAATTAAGGAGTTTGTGAGCGCGGCATGCCGATGTAAATTTGACATCGACGTTGTCAGCGGCAGAATCGTGATTGACGCCAAATCTATTCTGGGTATGCTGAGCCTGAACTGGGATGAGGAGCTTCGTGTGGTTTATGAAGAGCAGGACCCCCAGTTTGAGAACGTTTTACAAAAATATATGACCAGTTGA
- a CDS encoding helix-turn-helix domain-containing protein, with amino-acid sequence MKSVDTGVLARSVCFSFTPSDTARQLYFYPTWCGHYFCTGRYFMKREYFPPLLVAYIREGTLHVEYEGESFDAKKGDVVLLDCAKPHYYQAMDGLEFVYIHFDGSNSHEICGHILKLFGPLIRNQNNALVGNLIYNMVKFYEQDGVENMFDSSMRIYKLLQLLSERELHNQKEDTSIEKTIRYIRGHVGEKITLEELADIANLSTYYFSHRFKEETGLSPIDYVINTRLDQAKILLARTFMTVEEIAYEVGYQSSNSLINLFNQKLGFSPKEYRKLVQHRVSVGE; translated from the coding sequence ATGAAAAGTGTGGATACCGGTGTCCTTGCCCGTTCCGTATGCTTCTCTTTTACACCTTCCGATACAGCCAGGCAGCTTTATTTTTATCCTACCTGGTGCGGGCATTATTTTTGTACAGGCAGATATTTTATGAAAAGAGAATATTTCCCGCCGCTTCTTGTGGCCTATATCAGGGAAGGAACTCTGCATGTGGAGTATGAAGGGGAATCCTTTGACGCGAAGAAAGGGGATGTGGTGCTGCTGGACTGTGCCAAACCTCACTATTACCAGGCAATGGATGGGCTGGAGTTCGTGTATATCCATTTTGACGGTTCCAATTCCCATGAGATCTGCGGGCATATCCTCAAATTATTCGGACCGCTGATACGCAATCAGAACAATGCGCTGGTTGGAAATTTAATTTACAATATGGTGAAGTTTTATGAACAGGATGGGGTTGAAAATATGTTTGACAGTTCCATGCGGATTTACAAACTGCTTCAACTGCTGAGTGAGAGGGAACTGCATAACCAGAAAGAAGATACTTCTATAGAAAAGACCATCCGCTATATCAGAGGTCATGTGGGGGAAAAGATCACACTGGAGGAACTGGCGGACATAGCCAATCTGAGCACTTATTATTTCTCGCACCGTTTTAAAGAGGAGACCGGATTGTCCCCCATCGATTATGTGATCAATACACGGCTTGACCAAGCCAAAATACTCCTGGCCCGCACTTTCATGACCGTGGAGGAGATCGCCTATGAGGTGGGGTATCAGAGCAGCAACAGCCTGATCAACCTGTTTAACCAGAAACTAGGGTTTTCCCCAAAGGAATACCGGAAACTGGTACAGCATCGCGTAAGCGTCGGTGAATAG
- a CDS encoding Gfo/Idh/MocA family protein — MLNGEKRIERPLRWGMIGGGRTGNVGYKHRLGALRDNTAYELVAGAFDLDFERCKDFGMNLGVAEDRLYPDYKTMFEEEAKRADGVEVVSIATPNFTHYEITKAALKAGLHVICEKPLFFKVEQGEEIKALAEKMNKIVGVTYGFSGSQLLLQMRQMVQNGDLGDIHMVELQYTHGFACDEIGDKVSEGQKWRVDPEKSGPSFVLGDLSTHTFYMSELICPELKLKQVLCDRQSFVKSREPLEDNAYVLMRYENGAVGRMWASAVNAGCMDGHRIRIVGSKASVEFSDNQPNEVLYQVQGEPIRKMIRSMPYLYDACNADERLGALHAEGLPESWANIYLKFAIAIDAKNRGDEETLKNLVYPGIDAGIEGIRWVTKCVESADKGGVWVDYK; from the coding sequence ATGTTAAACGGAGAAAAGAGAATTGAAAGACCGCTTCGCTGGGGAATGATCGGTGGAGGAAGAACAGGAAATGTTGGCTACAAACACAGACTGGGAGCATTGAGAGATAACACGGCATATGAACTGGTGGCAGGAGCTTTTGACCTTGACTTTGAACGCTGTAAGGATTTTGGTATGAACCTGGGCGTTGCTGAAGACCGTTTATACCCGGATTACAAGACCATGTTTGAGGAGGAGGCAAAGCGTGCGGACGGTGTGGAAGTGGTTTCCATCGCAACACCAAATTTTACGCACTATGAGATCACAAAGGCAGCCCTTAAAGCAGGACTTCATGTGATCTGTGAAAAACCGCTGTTCTTCAAAGTGGAGCAGGGCGAAGAGATCAAAGCCCTGGCAGAGAAGATGAATAAGATCGTGGGTGTTACATACGGATTCTCAGGAAGCCAGCTCCTGCTTCAGATGCGCCAGATGGTACAGAACGGAGATTTGGGAGACATTCACATGGTAGAGCTGCAGTACACACACGGTTTCGCCTGTGATGAGATTGGTGATAAAGTTTCAGAAGGGCAGAAATGGCGTGTTGACCCGGAAAAATCAGGCCCATCCTTTGTACTGGGCGACCTGTCCACACATACCTTTTATATGTCAGAATTAATCTGCCCGGAACTGAAGCTGAAACAAGTTCTCTGTGACCGCCAGAGTTTTGTAAAATCACGGGAACCCCTTGAGGATAATGCTTACGTTCTGATGCGCTATGAAAACGGTGCCGTGGGCCGTATGTGGGCTTCCGCTGTGAATGCAGGCTGTATGGACGGACACAGGATCCGCATTGTGGGATCAAAGGCCTCTGTTGAATTTTCCGACAACCAGCCCAACGAAGTGCTCTATCAGGTTCAGGGTGAGCCGATCCGCAAAATGATCCGTTCCATGCCCTACCTTTACGATGCGTGCAATGCTGACGAGCGCCTGGGTGCCCTGCATGCAGAGGGGCTTCCGGAGAGCTGGGCAAACATTTATCTGAAATTTGCCATAGCCATTGACGCTAAAAACAGAGGCGATGAGGAAACCTTGAAAAATCTTGTTTACCCGGGGATCGACGCTGGTATTGAAGGTATCCGCTGGGTGACAAAATGTGTGGAATCCGCTGACAAAGGCGGCGTTTGGGTAGACTACAAATAA
- a CDS encoding sugar phosphate isomerase/epimerase family protein, protein MQLAICTDVFADLSYTEMLDKVKSLGIDAVEMTAGGWGARKHCDTARLLENPAELKVLQEELEKRGMRIAALNTSCNPLWPSGTGEEYKKSMYACVDLAEKLGVTKIVAMAGLPAGNETDTTPNWITSTVSWPDFMAPAYEYQWKVTIAFWKEFAEYAKNHKIEQIAIEEFPGTMVWSAETMLKLREATDPIIGINLDPSHMMILGADPIAAARALKGCIYHVHGKDARIERGLADTNGILEPKPVTKSSDRVWNYVAVGCGKDLQWWKEFFSVLSMMGYHGDISLEMEDLTMSVEAGVNTSIDALRQTISQ, encoded by the coding sequence ATGCAGTTAGCCATATGTACAGATGTTTTTGCAGATTTATCCTACACAGAGATGCTGGACAAAGTAAAATCTCTGGGAATCGACGCAGTAGAGATGACAGCGGGAGGATGGGGTGCCCGTAAACACTGTGACACAGCCAGACTTCTGGAGAACCCGGCAGAGCTTAAAGTGTTACAGGAGGAATTGGAGAAGAGGGGCATGCGCATTGCGGCCCTGAATACCTCCTGCAACCCTCTCTGGCCATCCGGAACAGGGGAGGAGTATAAAAAATCCATGTATGCCTGTGTGGACCTGGCAGAGAAACTGGGTGTTACAAAAATCGTAGCCATGGCAGGGCTGCCGGCAGGAAACGAGACGGACACCACACCCAACTGGATCACTTCAACCGTATCATGGCCGGATTTTATGGCCCCTGCCTATGAATATCAGTGGAAAGTCACTATTGCTTTCTGGAAAGAATTCGCAGAGTATGCAAAGAACCATAAGATTGAACAGATTGCCATTGAGGAATTTCCGGGAACCATGGTATGGTCAGCAGAGACCATGCTGAAGCTGAGAGAGGCCACAGATCCCATCATCGGCATCAATCTTGACCCGTCCCACATGATGATACTGGGAGCAGACCCCATTGCGGCGGCCCGTGCCCTGAAAGGCTGTATCTACCATGTGCACGGCAAAGATGCCCGCATCGAGCGGGGCCTGGCAGACACAAACGGTATCCTGGAACCAAAACCTGTGACCAAATCCTCTGACCGGGTGTGGAATTACGTCGCTGTGGGCTGCGGAAAAGACCTGCAGTGGTGGAAGGAATTCTTCTCTGTTCTCAGCATGATGGGTTATCATGGGGATATATCCCTGGAGATGGAAGATTTAACTATGTCTGTGGAGGCAGGGGTAAACACCTCGATTGATGCGCTCCGCCAGACCATCAGCCAGTAA
- a CDS encoding sugar phosphate isomerase/epimerase family protein, whose translation MKIAFDVDVLAKQMDINRMVHQVADWGYEYIEQSPHPRINPFYKHPLFSKECEAEYRRALRETGVEISSFIVVYRWSGPTEEERQFAVRNWKRMIQIAGDMGVRVINTELSGDPNRQETCNGMWFQSMEELLPIMEKEDIRVEIQSHPYDFCELNNEACDMVKSFRSKHLGYVYSSPHGFFYDEGKGDVRSMLHYAGDELTHVLFADTFNQTLDCRYIANPPWLNGRGKADVTIHQHLAMGEGDVDFDGIFETLREMDFAKKQLREDAPKTGGDNIACVSMFGFPEKMNRQAPEARERIERELL comes from the coding sequence ATGAAGATAGCATTTGACGTTGATGTCCTGGCAAAGCAGATGGACATCAACCGGATGGTGCATCAGGTGGCGGACTGGGGATATGAGTATATCGAACAGTCCCCCCATCCCCGCATCAATCCTTTTTACAAACATCCCCTCTTTTCAAAAGAATGTGAGGCCGAATACCGCAGAGCCCTAAGGGAGACAGGCGTGGAGATCTCTTCTTTCATTGTGGTATACCGCTGGTCTGGCCCCACAGAGGAGGAGCGCCAGTTTGCAGTGCGCAACTGGAAGCGTATGATCCAAATCGCCGGAGATATGGGTGTGAGAGTCATCAACACAGAGCTGTCCGGTGACCCAAACAGGCAGGAGACCTGCAATGGTATGTGGTTTCAGTCCATGGAGGAGCTGCTTCCCATAATGGAAAAAGAAGATATCCGGGTGGAGATCCAGTCTCATCCCTATGATTTCTGTGAGCTTAACAATGAGGCATGTGACATGGTCAAATCCTTCCGTTCCAAACATTTGGGATATGTGTATTCATCCCCTCACGGCTTTTTCTATGATGAGGGAAAAGGGGATGTCCGCTCCATGCTGCACTACGCAGGGGATGAACTGACCCATGTGCTCTTTGCGGATACCTTTAACCAGACCCTGGACTGCCGTTATATTGCCAATCCCCCGTGGCTGAACGGCCGGGGAAAGGCTGACGTGACCATTCACCAGCACCTGGCTATGGGGGAGGGCGATGTGGATTTTGACGGGATTTTTGAGACCCTGCGGGAGATGGATTTTGCCAAGAAGCAGCTACGTGAGGATGCGCCCAAGACAGGCGGGGACAACATTGCCTGTGTATCCATGTTTGGATTCCCGGAAAAAATGAATCGGCAGGCCCCGGAAGCACGTGAGAGGATCGAGAGAGAACTTCTCTGA
- a CDS encoding MFS transporter translates to MKNENTTEIQQSGGKLGWGTRVAYGCGDTACNVVFGMISTLLTLFYTDYVGINAATVGLVMLLSRIFDGVSDAIMGIIVEKTNTRWGKSRPWLLWMCVPFAISAVLLFAVPQSKVSIQFLYMFVTYNFCNTVCYTAINLPYSSLSAMMTRISSERDMLSIVRMGLSPFGRILAVTCTMPVVKLFGDDQAAWVKTMAMWAAIALVLLLICFFKCEEKVEIEAKKNQKKVPVKHALKALVCNQYFWAVVVLWTMQNGIYCITGTILPYYCKYIFGNDTWMYSTLYLTETLLIVAVTFCCPVLLKKFGKRNMSLAGIWLALMGQLVFFLNPTSFPWMVMSCIVRAIGLAPLNAVVFGFLGDVVEFGQWKTHIRQESLIFAGSSVGMKLGAGLSSAIITGLLSAAGYISSSAGAVMQPQSAVDMIINIYKFGPLVVWVTVLITLTLYKLDKKYPAVMQELIERESRGEL, encoded by the coding sequence ATGAAAAATGAAAACACTACGGAAATACAGCAGTCAGGCGGGAAACTGGGCTGGGGAACACGTGTAGCTTACGGATGCGGAGATACGGCCTGCAATGTGGTTTTCGGTATGATCAGTACGCTGCTCACACTGTTTTATACGGATTATGTGGGCATCAATGCAGCAACCGTAGGATTAGTTATGCTCTTATCCCGTATTTTCGACGGTGTTTCGGATGCCATAATGGGGATCATTGTGGAAAAGACCAATACCAGGTGGGGAAAATCCAGGCCTTGGCTGCTGTGGATGTGCGTACCTTTTGCAATTTCGGCAGTGCTGCTGTTTGCGGTTCCCCAGTCTAAGGTGAGCATTCAATTTTTATATATGTTTGTCACTTATAACTTCTGCAATACAGTCTGTTATACGGCTATCAACCTTCCCTACAGCAGTCTTTCTGCCATGATGACAAGGATTTCATCCGAGAGGGATATGCTGAGTATTGTCAGGATGGGGCTGTCCCCCTTTGGCCGGATCTTGGCTGTGACCTGTACCATGCCGGTGGTGAAACTGTTCGGAGACGATCAGGCAGCCTGGGTGAAAACCATGGCAATGTGGGCAGCCATAGCTCTTGTGCTCCTGCTTATCTGCTTTTTCAAATGTGAAGAAAAAGTAGAGATCGAGGCAAAGAAAAACCAGAAAAAGGTACCTGTGAAACATGCGTTGAAAGCACTTGTATGCAACCAGTATTTTTGGGCAGTTGTGGTATTATGGACTATGCAGAACGGAATTTACTGCATCACCGGAACGATCCTCCCATATTACTGCAAATATATATTTGGTAATGATACCTGGATGTACAGTACCCTGTATCTGACAGAGACATTATTAATTGTAGCAGTGACTTTTTGCTGTCCTGTTCTGCTGAAAAAGTTTGGGAAGAGAAATATGTCCCTGGCAGGCATCTGGCTGGCGCTTATGGGTCAGCTTGTTTTCTTCCTGAACCCAACCAGCTTCCCCTGGATGGTCATGAGCTGCATTGTCCGTGCCATTGGACTTGCGCCGCTGAACGCGGTAGTATTTGGATTTCTCGGGGATGTGGTTGAATTTGGGCAGTGGAAGACACATATTCGTCAGGAAAGCCTGATCTTTGCGGGGAGTTCCGTGGGTATGAAACTGGGAGCCGGGTTGTCTTCTGCAATTATCACAGGGCTTTTATCGGCGGCGGGTTACATCAGTTCCTCCGCAGGTGCTGTCATGCAGCCCCAGTCAGCAGTGGATATGATCATCAATATCTATAAATTCGGACCTCTTGTTGTCTGGGTGACAGTCCTTATAACACTGACCCTCTATAAGCTGGATAAAAAATATCCTGCGGTCATGCAGGAACTTATTGAGCGTGAGTCCCGCGGTGAGCTATAA
- a CDS encoding HsmA family protein, producing MDIKLIMAIITITLALVFYTIGVFSERKAHTLKKQHVFIFWLGLVFDTTGTTIMSLITKEGAGAQNGMGLHGITGALAIVLMLFHALWATLVLVKKDKKKQESFHKFSIFVWLVWLVPYILGMVIGMNH from the coding sequence ATGGATATCAAACTGATCATGGCCATTATAACCATTACGCTGGCGCTTGTTTTCTATACCATAGGCGTTTTTTCAGAGAGAAAGGCACATACTCTGAAAAAGCAGCATGTTTTTATTTTCTGGCTTGGCCTTGTCTTTGACACCACCGGCACTACAATTATGAGCTTAATCACAAAAGAAGGCGCTGGGGCACAGAACGGTATGGGGCTCCACGGCATAACAGGTGCATTGGCAATTGTTCTGATGCTTTTTCATGCACTGTGGGCAACCCTGGTGCTAGTGAAGAAGGATAAGAAGAAACAGGAGAGCTTTCACAAATTCAGTATTTTTGTCTGGCTTGTCTGGCTGGTACCTTATATTCTGGGCATGGTCATAGGTATGAACCACTGA
- the metG gene encoding methionine--tRNA ligase has translation MDRKKYYITTAIAYTSGKPHIGNTYEAVLADSIARFKRQQGYDVFFQTGTDEHGQKIEMKAEEAGVTCKEFVDQVSGEIKNIWDMMNTSYDKFIRTTDDYHEKQVQKIFKKLYDQGDIYKGHYEGMYCTPCESFFTESQLVDGKCPDCGRPVTPAKEEAYFFKMSKYAQRLIDHINEHPEFIQPVSRKNEMMNNFLLPGLQDLCVSRTSFKWGIPVEFDPKHVVYVWLDALTNYITGIGYNCDGESTEQFKKDWPADLHLIGKDIIRFHTIYWPIFLMALDLPLPKQVFGHPWLLQGDGKMSKSKGNVIYADQLVDFFGVDAVRYFVLHEMPFENDGVITWELMVERLNSELANTLGNLVNRTISMSNKYFDGIVTSTGVAEPVDQDLKAVVLGTKKKAEDKMEELRVADAITEIFSLFKRCNKYIDETMPWALAKDESRKDRLAEVLYNLVEGICMGASLLESFMPETTEKILSQLNAAKRSYEELDHFGLYPSGSKVTERPEILFARLDVKVIIEKVEAMRAAEAAANAPEEENKEEEPVVDIKAKPEVTFDDFMKMQFQVGEIIACGEVKKSKKLLCSQVKIGSQVKQIVSGIKANYKPEDMVGKKVMVLVNLKPAKLAGILSEGMILCAEGPDGELALMTPDKDMPAGAEIC, from the coding sequence ATGGACAGGAAAAAATATTATATCACCACAGCGATTGCCTACACTTCAGGCAAACCGCACATTGGCAACACTTATGAAGCAGTGCTGGCTGACAGTATCGCCAGATTTAAAAGACAGCAGGGTTATGACGTGTTCTTCCAGACAGGAACAGATGAGCACGGTCAGAAGATCGAGATGAAGGCAGAGGAAGCCGGCGTGACCTGCAAGGAATTTGTGGACCAGGTATCAGGGGAAATTAAAAATATCTGGGATATGATGAACACCTCCTATGACAAGTTCATCCGCACCACAGATGATTATCATGAAAAACAAGTACAGAAGATTTTCAAAAAACTGTACGACCAGGGTGATATTTACAAGGGGCATTATGAGGGGATGTACTGCACTCCCTGTGAATCCTTCTTCACAGAGTCCCAGCTTGTGGACGGCAAATGTCCGGACTGCGGACGTCCGGTAACTCCGGCCAAAGAGGAGGCATATTTCTTCAAGATGAGCAAATATGCCCAGCGCCTGATTGACCATATCAATGAACATCCGGAATTTATCCAGCCTGTTTCCAGAAAAAATGAGATGATGAACAACTTCCTGCTTCCGGGACTGCAGGACCTGTGTGTGTCCAGGACTTCATTCAAATGGGGGATCCCGGTTGAATTTGACCCGAAACACGTGGTGTATGTGTGGCTGGATGCCCTGACAAACTACATCACCGGAATCGGATACAACTGTGACGGGGAGAGTACAGAGCAGTTTAAGAAGGACTGGCCTGCTGATCTGCACTTGATCGGTAAAGACATTATCCGTTTCCATACTATTTACTGGCCCATTTTCCTGATGGCTCTTGACCTGCCCCTTCCGAAACAGGTATTCGGACATCCCTGGCTCTTACAGGGGGACGGCAAGATGAGCAAATCCAAAGGAAATGTTATCTATGCAGACCAGCTTGTAGACTTTTTTGGGGTAGATGCTGTGCGTTACTTCGTGCTGCATGAAATGCCCTTTGAGAATGATGGTGTCATTACCTGGGAACTGATGGTGGAGCGCCTGAATTCCGAGTTGGCCAACACCCTTGGAAACCTGGTAAACCGTACGATCTCCATGTCCAACAAATATTTTGACGGCATTGTGACCAGTACAGGTGTGGCCGAGCCGGTTGACCAGGATCTGAAGGCGGTTGTACTTGGAACAAAGAAAAAAGCAGAGGACAAAATGGAAGAACTTCGTGTGGCGGACGCCATCACAGAAATATTCTCCCTGTTCAAACGCTGCAACAAATATATAGATGAGACAATGCCCTGGGCCCTTGCGAAGGACGAGAGCAGGAAAGACCGTCTGGCAGAGGTGCTTTATAATCTGGTTGAAGGCATCTGTATGGGCGCATCCCTGCTGGAATCCTTTATGCCGGAGACGACAGAGAAAATTCTGTCCCAGTTAAACGCGGCAAAGAGATCCTATGAGGAACTGGATCACTTTGGTTTATATCCGTCAGGCAGCAAAGTGACAGAGAGGCCGGAAATTCTCTTTGCACGTCTTGATGTGAAAGTGATCATAGAAAAAGTGGAAGCTATGCGTGCAGCCGAGGCGGCAGCAAACGCACCGGAAGAAGAGAATAAGGAAGAAGAGCCGGTTGTGGATATAAAGGCAAAACCGGAAGTGACATTTGATGATTTTATGAAAATGCAGTTCCAGGTGGGTGAGATCATTGCCTGCGGGGAAGTGAAAAAATCAAAAAAACTTCTTTGCTCCCAGGTGAAGATCGGAAGTCAGGTGAAACAGATCGTCTCCGGTATCAAGGCAAACTACAAGCCGGAAGATATGGTGGGCAAAAAAGTAATGGTCCTGGTGAATCTAAAGCCTGCAAAACTGGCAGGAATCTTATCTGAAGGAATGATCTTGTGTGCAGAGGGGCCGGACGGAGAACTGGCACTTATGACACCGGATAAGGATATGCCGGCGGGTGCCGAGATTTGTTGA